A window of the Choristoneura fumiferana chromosome 30, NRCan_CFum_1, whole genome shotgun sequence genome harbors these coding sequences:
- the LOC141444675 gene encoding uncharacterized protein has protein sequence MRWDIILWSFIISLAVGLPSQEPPRPKSRPSCIHMSPEKEEQIDIIVEKLGDFLANLQMEHEHFDIRLIKLAIEQHTADEVEEKETMLQLSVNDCQLNDDELDEIDHHREKARLHELEKERSAQAEKDDNAKKNFEVMYLDLPENGQELVKALDKEHGPKLVYITKDRGLLNYMFLTKKK, from the exons ATAATAAGTCTAGCGGTCGGGCTGCCTAGTCAAG AACCACCACGTCCCAAATCTCGACCCAGCTGTATCCACATGTCACCAGAAAAGGAGGAACAAATCGACATCATAGTGGAGAAACTGGGCGACTTCTTGGCCAACCTGCAAATGGAACATGAGCACTTTGACATCAGGCTGATCAAACTGGCCATTGAACAACACACAGCTGATGAGGTGGAAGAAAAAGAGACGATGCTGCAACTCTCCGTAAACGACTGCCAACTAAACGATGACGAGCTGGATGAAATCGATCATCATAGAGAAAAGGCTAGGCTGCATGAATTGGAGAAAGAAAGGAGTGCTCAAGCTGAAAAAGATGATAATGCGAAGAAGAACTTTGAGGTCATGTATTTGGATTTACCGGAGAACGGTCAAGAGTTGGTGAAGGCGTTGGATAAAGAACATGGACCAAAACTGGTCTACATAACGAAGGACAGGGGGCTGCTGAATTATATGTTCTTGACGAAAAAGAAGTAA